The genomic stretch GCCCAGGGGCTCAGGGAGATGGTCCAGGAGGACTACCTGGCCCACCGGGTGGCCCAGGTGGCGTACCTTGGGGATCTTTTGGATGACGCGGGGGTTCCCTTCGTGAAGCCCGCGGGAGGACACGCCATATTCATCGATGCCGCGGCATTCCTTCCCCACATACCCCAGAAGTATTATCCCGCCGACGTGCTTGGCATAGAGGTCTACCGGGAGGGTGCGGTTCGTGGCATAGGCCTTGGGGCCCTTGCCTTCGCCACCGAGGATGAGGCCACCGGTGAGATCGTGTACCCCAAGTTGGAGCTCTTCAGGCTTGCCATAAACCGCAGGACCTACACCAACAGCCACATGGAGTACGTGGCGGAGACCATAATCAACGTTTACAAGAGGCGGGACAGCATCCGCTACGGTCTTAAAGTGGACTTCGCCCCCGCTGCCAAGGGGCTGCATCACTTCCTTGCCCACTTGAGCCCAGTAAGCCTTTAAGCTCTCGATGGAGCTTTCTGGCTCCGAGCTTTGATGATAGTGAGTTTGAACCCAAACGACCCCGGGGCCGGCGCAAGCCGGCCCTTTTTGGGTTCCCTTAAGTGCCCATTTTTATTGCTTCTTGCCCATGGTGCACCGGGTGGATATGATCTACGTTTGGAGCGTTTCTTTGGTTTTTTGCAGCGCTGCCCATGTTTGAGGGGCTTTTTGCCCTTGGGGGGCGTTGTATAGAAAACAGGAAGGGTAGGGGGTTGAATATGGGGGTCATAAACCTTGGGGATCGAATCAGGATAGGCGACGGGGAGAGGTGTTTTGTTATAGCTGAGGTGGGAGCCAACCACAACAGGTCCCTTTCCCTGGCCATGGAGCTTATAGACGCCGCCGCGGAGGCGGGGGCGGATGCGGTGAAGTTTCAGATATACAGCGCCGAGAGCCTGTACTCCAGAAGGACTCCCAGGCACTCGGGGTACTCTAAGGACCTTTTTAGCCTCATAAAGGAGATAGAGACCCCCCGGGATTGGCTGCCCCATTTGGCGGAGCGGTGTGTCCACCGGGGAGTGGTGTTCTTTGCCACGCCGTTTGATTTTCAGGCGGTGGACGAGCTGGATCAGGTGAGCCCTATCTTTAAGATAGCCTCCTTTGAGATAGTGGACATACCTTTGATTAGGTACTGTGCTTCCAAGGGTAAACCGATGATAATATCCACCGGCCTTGCCACCATGGAGGAGATAGAGGACGCCTACATGGCCTGCGTTGCGGAGGGAAACCGTGACGTGGCCTTTTTGCAGTGCGCATCGGCCTATCCCGCTTCCCCTGCCATAATGAACCTAAGGAGCATGGACACGATCCGAAGGGCCTTTGGCACCCCCACGGGGCTGTCGGATCATACCACTGGGATACACATAAGCGTTGCCGCCGTGGCCATGGGGGCCCAGCTGATAGAGAAACACTTTACCATGGACCGCAGCATGGAAGGCCCCGATCACCCCTTCGCCATAGAGCCCCCGGAGCTAAGGGAGATGGTTAAGCAGATAAGGGATGTGGAGTCCGCCATGGGGGACGGGCGGAAGCTTGGTCCATCCAAGGAGGAGATGGAGTTTTATGAGAAGGCCCGCCGGAGCATCCACGCCGCGGTGGACATTCCTGCTGGAAGCCGCATAACCCAGGACATGATCACCGTTAAGCGCCCCGGCTACGGCATAAGGCCCAAGTTCATGCGTCTGGTGCTGGGCAGGGAGGCAAAGACCGACATAGCGGCGGATCAGTGGATAACCTGGGAGATGATCTAAAATGATCCGGTACGTTGACATACTGGAAGTGCAGCCCCAGGTGTCCATGAGGGTGTTGGAGTGGAGAAACAGCCACCGGGTGAGGAAGAGCATGCTCAACGACTCCATCATAACGGAGGCGGAGCATCTGCGCTGGTTGAGCTCCCTGGCCTCTTCCCCCAAGAGGCAGATGGTGCGGGTTGCCTTTATGGGGGAGGAACCATTTGGGATCATAACCCTAAAGGACATCGACAGGACGTCCCTTAGGAGCGACTGGGGGATGTACATAGGTGACGAGAATTTCTTAAATAGAGGATTGTCAAAGCACATGCTGTACAGCCTTATGGAGTGGGGCTTTGAGGAGGAGGGGTTGCATAGGCTTTTTACCTCCGTTTTGGGTTCCAACGTGGGGGCTGTATCGCTGTATCTCAGATTCGGCTTTCATGTTGAGGGTCGTTTCGAGAGGCACCTTTTGAGGGATCAGGCTTGGGAGGACCTTTATTGGATTGCCATCTTCAAGGACCGCTGGTTTGAGATCAAGGATGGCCTTAGGAAGGTGGCGGAAGAGGGGTTGTCTTGACCACCATGGGCCGTTCTGTGGACGTTGTCTTTCTCACTCATGCGGGTGGCAGGATCGGGGGCGGCCATGGGGGTCGGTGTCTTGCCCTTGCCCAGGGCTTTGTAAAGCTGGGGGTTACCGTGGGGATAATTGGCAACCCCCCGGTGGTGGATTTCTTCGCCTCCGCCGGAATTTTTGATCAGGGCGGAGGGTTGGTTAAGGCGTTCCAGGACCTATTTGGCGATGACCTTTCAAGGGCGGCGGGCCTTTTAGACGCCGTGTCCCCTAGGCTTTGCGTGGTGGACAGCTATGAAGCTTCTCCGCTGGTGCTTGACACTTTAAGGGCCCTCGTGCCCCTTGCGGTGATAGATGACCTTAGGCGGTTCCCGGTGGAGGAGCACTGCGGAGCGGTGCTGAACTACGGTTTTAGGGCCCATCGGATGGGTTACAAGGGGGCTGGCGGCCTTCTATTGGGACCTAGGTATGCGCTTTTGAGGGAGCAGTTTTGGGATGTGGAGAAGAGGCCGGGCGACCGCCACCTGGTGGTGAGCGGCGCTGCGGATCCTTTGGGAGTTACCCCTAAGCTGATTCGTTGGTGGAGGGGGCTTGACCTGCCGGGGGCGGACTTCGTGATTGGTCCCATGGTGGACCATGAAATTCGGAAGGCGGCGGAGGAGGAAGCCTGCCGGGCGTCCCATGTTAGGCTCATAACGGCATCCCGGGATTTGCACCTCATGATGGCGAGCTCCAGGGCAGTGCTTTGTACTTCCAGCGTCACCGCCTACGAGGCGTTGGGGCTTGAGAAGCCGGTGGTGGTGTTCCAGGTGGCGGACAATCAGGTGGACACCGGCCGGGCCATAGAGGAGATGGGACTTGGGGTCAACCTGGGCCCTTGGGGGGCTTGGGGGGCTGAGGACCTCTTAAGGGCTTTGAACGCCGCATTTGTTCCTCCCGCCGGTGTGGTGAACCCAAGGGGGGCTGTGGCGGCGGCGATGGACCTGTCGAAGGTGTTTCGGATTGATCCCCCCCATGGGATATAATCTATCGGTTAAGCTTTTTATGGCCCTTGGGCCGAAAGGTGGGTATGGGAATGTTAAAAGGCATACTTAAGGTTCTTGGGCTTGATCCCAACGATAGGGCCCTTTCGAGGTACCGCCGGGTGGTGGAGGCCATAAACGCCCTGGAGGATCAAGTGTCCGCCATGTCGGACCGGGAACTGGAGGGTACCGCCGCGGATTTTCGACGAAGGCTCTTAGAGGGTGAGTCCCTGGACCAGTTGCTGCCGGAGATGTTTGCCCGGGTCAGGGAGGTCTCAAGGCGTAGGCTTGGGCTTAGGCACTTCGACGTCCAGCTTATGGGAGGCATGGCCCTTCACGAGGGGAAGATAGCAGAGATGAAGACCGGCGAGGGTAAGACTTTGGTGGCTACCCTGTCGGTGGCGCTCAACGCCCTGGAGGGCAAGGGGGTTCACGTGATAACCGTCAACGACTACCTGGCCAGAAGGGACGCGGAGTGGATGGGGCCGGTGTATCGTGGGCTGGGGCTCACCGTGGGGGTCATAGAACCCTTCATGTCCCAGGAGGACCGCTTTGCCGCCTACAGGGCCGACATCACCTATGGGACCAACAGCGAGTTTGGCTTTGACTACCTGAGGGACAACATGGCCCTTTCCAAGGCTTCCCAGGTGCAGAGGGGCCATTGGTACTGCCTGGTAGACGAGGTTGACTCCATCCTCATAGACGAGGCCAGGACGCCGCTTATAATATCCGGGCCTTCGGAGGACAGCGTGGAACCCTATAGGGTTGCGGACTCCTGCGCCAGGTCCTTGAGGAAGGGCGAGGACTTTGAGGTGGACGAAAAGGAGAGGAACGTGGCCCTGACGGAGCGGGGGATAGCCCGTTGCGAGGAGATATTGAAGGTTCCGAACCTGTTCAGCGATTACGGCATGTCCGAGCTGGCCCACAAGGTCATCCAGGCCCTCAAAGCTCACCATCTGTTTCAGCGGGATGTGCACTACGTGGTGAAGGACGGTGAAATCGTCATAGTCGACGAGTTCACCGGGCGGCTCATGTTCGGCCGCCGTTACTCCGACGGCCTGCATCAGGCCATAGAGGCCAAGGAGAAGGTTCAGATAGGCAAGGAGAGCCAGACCCTTGCCACCATAACCCTTCAGAACTACTTCAGGATGTACCGCAAGCTGTCGGGCATGACCGGCACCGCCGCCACCGAGGCGGAGGAGTTCAAGGAGATCTACGGCATGGACGTGGTGGTGATCCCAACCCACAGGTCCATGATAAGGGTGGATCATCCGGACGTGATCTTCAGGACCCAGAGGGAGAAGTACAACGCGGTGGCGGATTTTGTGGAGGAGCGCCATCGGGCTGGGCAGCCGGTTCTGGTGGGTACCGCATCCATAGAGAACTCGGAGCGGGTGAGCAAGCTCCTCAAAGCCAGGAGGATACCCCATCACGTGTTGAACGCCAAGTTCCACGACAAGGAGGCCGCCATAGTGGCCCAGGCAGGGCGCTTTGGGGCTGTTACGGTGGCTACCAACATGGCGGGGCGTGGTACTGACATACTTTTGGGCGGCAACCCCAAGTTCCTCGCCATGGAGGAGGCGGCGGCCAAGGGCATAGACCCGGACCAGTCTCCGGAGGAGTACCGGGCCATATTGGATAAGTTTGCGGCCCAGTGCGAAGAGGAGCGCAAGAAGGTGCTGGATGCCGGGGGGCTATGCATACTTGGCACCGAGCGGCACGAATCTAGGCGGATAGACAACCAGCTGAGGGGCCGTGCGGGGCGGCAGGGTGATCCGGGCGAGAGCCGTTTCTTCATATCCCTGGAGGACGACCTGTTGAGGCTTTTCGGCTCCGACCGGATCCAGGGCCTCATGTCAAAGCTTGGTATGGAGGAAGGGGAGTCGGTTGAGCATTCCTTCCTCACCAAGGCCATAGAGAACGCCCAGCGCAAGGTTGAGCAGATGCACTTTGACATCCGCAAGCAGCTCCTGGCCTACGATAACGTGATGAACCAACAGCGCGAGGCGGTTTACAAGGAAAGGCAGGAGATACTGGGGGACCAGGATCTAATAAGCAGGGCGTGGTCCATACTGGAGGACACGGTGGCGTCGGTTTTCGATTCCCATCTCACCTCCGGCGAGGACGGTGGTTTCGACGGTGAGCGCTGCGCCATAAGGTTGAGGTCCATCTTCGGTCCTGGCATCGACGGGCCGTTGCATGACGGTGAGGTTTTGGACCCCGGGGAAGCCAGGGAGCAGGTGCTTAGGATGGTGCGCCAGGCCTTCGTTGCCAAGGTTGAGGAGCTTGGTGAGGAGAACGCCAACGAGCTTTTCCGTTTCCTGCTATTGAACGTTCTTGACTCCCACTGGAAGGAACACCTGCTGGCCATGGACGAGCTCCGGCGAGGCATAGGGCTTAGGGCCATAGGGCAGAAGGATCCGCTGGTGGAATATCAGTTCGAGTCGTTTAATCTCTTTAAGGAGATGCTTGACCGGGTGAGGGAGGGTTTCAGCGAGCTGGCCCTTCGTGTCAGGGTGGTTCAGGAGAGGCGTCCTGTGAGGGTTGAGGAGGGGCGTGGGCCTCTCTTTATCGGTGGCTCCGGGGGAGAGGAGGAGCCCCAGAGAGCTCCTGTCAAGCGTGGGGTAAAGGTGGGGAGGAACGACCCGTGTCCCTGCGGGAGCGGGCGTAAGTATAAGCACTGCTGCGGCAAGGGGGAGTAGCGGGACATGCACCGCATGCCTAGGTTCGTTTTGGCGGCGCTTGGAGCGGTTTTGATCCTGTCACACGCATCCTCGGCCCTATGCGGCGGTTACGCGCCGGAGGATGTGCGGACCATGGGCGGGAAGGTGCCCTCCCTTTCGGCCTTCCCGGGTTTTGATGGGGTGGCATGGCGGGTGCTTAGGAACTACCGTATGCTGCCCGATGGATCCGTGGAGGCGGAGACCTCGATTGTGGCCATGGTGGGGGAGAGGGTACCTTCGGTGTTTCAGGACATCCGGCTTCCCGTGCCTGAAGGATGGCGGTTGGAGGCGGATTTAGTTCGCTGGTACAACCCCCTTACCTGGCGCGAGGAGGGGGTCCGCAAGGCCGATGAGGATATGCGTGGCGGAGTCAGGTTCGTAAGCCTCAAGGTCCCATCCGATGCGGTAGGCAGGGTGGTAACGCTTAAGTGGGTTCAGCGCATCCCCTCTAAGGCTTCCATGGGGGCCTTGGTGGAGTTTGGGCTTCCCATTCCCGTTTGGGAGGAGGTCTTGTCCGTGGAAGTTCCGGCGGGCAAGGAGCTGGCCTTCCGATCCTTTGATTTGGACGACCCGGTCAAGGTCTCTTCCCAAGGGGTTGACCGGTACACCTGGTCCGTCTCCAACCAGGGAGGGGTTGCATCCTCCGCCGGGATAGTCCAGCTTAGAAGGCCCTACGTGGTCTTTGGAACCTCCAGGGGGGAGTCGTTGTTGGCCTTAAGGCTTTCCGAGATGGAGAGGAAGCTGTTGTCTTTGAGGGCGGATGTCTCGGCCCTTCCAAAGTCCTTTAACGGAAAGCTGGAGGCTTTAAGCGCCGGCGCGGACCTTATGGATCCCACGTGGGGTGTGCCATGGGACGCGTCCTTTGATGCCGGCAGGATCGGTGTTTTAAAGGCCCTTTTGGAGTCCGAGGGGTACAGCGTTAAGGTTTTCTGGCAGCCCGTGGTGGACATCCCCCATGATCCCCCGGTGGCGGAGGGGATGTGGCTTAGGCCGGTTTTGAGGGCCTTAAGGCGGGGGGCGGAAGAAGTGCTGTTCTTCCCCGGTCAGTCGGTGCCCTTTGGGCAGCTGCCCCCGGAGCTTTGCGGTTCAACACTGTGGGCTCCGAAGGAGGGGGGCGGGCTTGAACCTTTGCCGGTGCCGTTTTATCCCGCATCTCAAAGCCGGGTGTTGGTTTCCCTACGGGGTGAGGTTGATTCCCAGGGGATCTTTACGGGCACCTTGGAGGTTTTGGCGGGCGGCATGTGGCATGGCATGGTGAAGAGGGAAACGGCGTTGGACTGGCTTTCAATGGGGTCGTTGAAGGATATTAAAAACGTGGCCCTTAGGGATTCATCGGCGGGCTTGTCCATAAGGGCTGACGTTTCCGGCCCCATTGGCGTTCGTTCCGATGGCGGGATGTTGCTTATGGTGCCGTCGGTTTATCCCCGTATGCTGGACGTGTTTGGGAATTCCCAAGGCACCTTGAGTCCTAGGTTCCCCTTTATCGTGGAGCAGCGGATGGAGCTTGGGATACCCAAGGGATTGGATGCGGTGGTGCCGCCGGCTTTAAAGGCATCTGGGGCTGTATTGCAGCGGTTTTCCGTGTCCCCAAGGAAGGGGAGGTTGAGCTTCCTGTCGACCCTTACGGTCAAGGCCATGGGGAAGTCCGGCGGGTTATCGGCAGAAGACTTCATCTATTTCGCAAGAGGGCTTTCGGAGGGTGTTCTACTGAGGGGTAAGTGATATACAATATCCCTCAAGGTTTCTCTCTTAAAGGTTAAGGGGGTTCTGCCATGGAGGAGATAAAGCTTTCGTTGGAGGAGAGGATACGGTCCATAATCGGTGAGATGTCCCGGGAGAAGGGCGTGGAGATCCCCGAGAAGGCCAAGATATACCTTGAGCGTCCCAAGAGGGAGGGACAGGGGGATTGGGCGTGCAGCGCCGCCCTGCAGCTTGGCAAGGTTTTCGGGCTGTCCCCCCGGGATTTGGCCCAACAGGTGGCGGACAGGCTTGCCGGCGATTCCCTGGTGAGGTCCGTTGAGGTGGCGGGGCCTGGGTTCATCAACATAACCCTGTCTCAGGACTGGATGGGGGATCTTATAAAGAAGGTGCTGCAGGCGGGCCCTGACTACGGCCGGGTATCCGACGGCGGCGGCAAGAAGGTTCAGGTTGAGTTCGTGAGCGCCAACCCCACCGGTCCTTTGCACATGGGGCACGGCAGGGGGGCTGCGGTGGGCGACATAACCTCATCGATACTTTCCTATGCCGGTTGGCAGGTTGAGCGGGAGTATTACATAAACGACGCGGGGCTCCAGATGGAGCTTTTGGGGCGTTCCGCCAGGAGCCGTTACTTTGAGCTTTTGGGCAGGCCCGATGAGGCGCCCTTCCCGGAGGATGGGTATCATGGGGACTACATAATGGACATAGCCAACGAGATCCTTGAGGAGCGGGGCACCTCTTTGGCGGACATGCCGGAGGAGGAAGCGGTGCCGGTTTTTACCGACTTGGCTTACGAGAAGGTGCTTCGCTGGATAAAGCGCGACCTTGAGGACTTCGGCCTTAAGTTCGACGTGTGGTTCTCCGAGAGGAGTTTGTACGTGGGGGATCAGGTTGAGCGCACCATAGAGGCCCTTAAGGCTAGGGGGTACGCCTACGATGCGGACGGGGCGGTGTGGTTTAAGTCCACCGCCTTCGGCGACGAGAAGGACCGGGTGCTCATAAGGTCCAACGGGGCTCCCACTTACTTCATGTCCGACGTGGTGTACCACAAGAACAAGTATGACCGCGGCTTCGACCTGGTGATAGACGTTTGGGGGGCGGATCATCACGGCTACATCCCCAGGATGAAGTCCGCCGTTGCCGCCATGGGGCGGGATCCCGAGGACCTGCAGGTGCTTCTGATTCAGTTCGTGACCCTTTTGAGGGACGGGGAGCCGGTGTCCATGTCCAAGCGGGCCGGGGCCTTTGTCACCCTGAGGGATGTTATGGACGAGGTGGGGGTTGACGCCACCCGGTTCTTCTTCGTGATGCGCCGCTGTGACAGCCATCTGGACTTTGACCTGGAGCTTGCCAAGAGGGCGTCTTCGGACAACCCGGTCTACTACATTCAGTCTGTCTCTTATACACATC from Thermanaerothrix sp. encodes the following:
- a CDS encoding N-acetylneuraminate synthase family protein; amino-acid sequence: MGVINLGDRIRIGDGERCFVIAEVGANHNRSLSLAMELIDAAAEAGADAVKFQIYSAESLYSRRTPRHSGYSKDLFSLIKEIETPRDWLPHLAERCVHRGVVFFATPFDFQAVDELDQVSPIFKIASFEIVDIPLIRYCASKGKPMIISTGLATMEEIEDAYMACVAEGNRDVAFLQCASAYPASPAIMNLRSMDTIRRAFGTPTGLSDHTTGIHISVAAVAMGAQLIEKHFTMDRSMEGPDHPFAIEPPELREMVKQIRDVESAMGDGRKLGPSKEEMEFYEKARRSIHAAVDIPAGSRITQDMITVKRPGYGIRPKFMRLVLGREAKTDIAADQWITWEMI
- the pseH gene encoding UDP-4-amino-4,6-dideoxy-N-acetyl-beta-L-altrosamine N-acetyltransferase, which translates into the protein MIRYVDILEVQPQVSMRVLEWRNSHRVRKSMLNDSIITEAEHLRWLSSLASSPKRQMVRVAFMGEEPFGIITLKDIDRTSLRSDWGMYIGDENFLNRGLSKHMLYSLMEWGFEEEGLHRLFTSVLGSNVGAVSLYLRFGFHVEGRFERHLLRDQAWEDLYWIAIFKDRWFEIKDGLRKVAEEGLS
- a CDS encoding SEC-C metal-binding domain-containing protein: MGRNDPCPCGSGRKYKHCCGKGE
- the argS gene encoding arginine--tRNA ligase, which produces MEEIKLSLEERIRSIIGEMSREKGVEIPEKAKIYLERPKREGQGDWACSAALQLGKVFGLSPRDLAQQVADRLAGDSLVRSVEVAGPGFINITLSQDWMGDLIKKVLQAGPDYGRVSDGGGKKVQVEFVSANPTGPLHMGHGRGAAVGDITSSILSYAGWQVEREYYINDAGLQMELLGRSARSRYFELLGRPDEAPFPEDGYHGDYIMDIANEILEERGTSLADMPEEEAVPVFTDLAYEKVLRWIKRDLEDFGLKFDVWFSERSLYVGDQVERTIEALKARGYAYDADGAVWFKSTAFGDEKDRVLIRSNGAPTYFMSDVVYHKNKYDRGFDLVIDVWGADHHGYIPRMKSAVAAMGRDPEDLQVLLIQFVTLLRDGEPVSMSKRAGAFVTLRDVMDEVGVDATRFFFVMRRCDSHLDFDLELAKRASSDNPVYYIQSVSYTH